In the Nicotiana tabacum cultivar K326 chromosome 16, ASM71507v2, whole genome shotgun sequence genome, one interval contains:
- the LOC107801445 gene encoding uncharacterized protein LOC107801445, protein MGESVERYDSPKLNRSRDDNVTSEYREITEEKEHVKEIAILKFRGALAQVIIRIEKVYEIIEPFGAMAQVVESQGMIALATATSGVATAILPRGHTTHSRFDIPLQTNETTITNMSKQSGGAKLIRKAKLIIWDEAPMARCQTIETVDSSFRYIKDIDEPFGGKVMVFGGDFRQVLPVVPKATRAETVNASLVKLYLWPKMKKNQLTRNMRARTDPILSDFLLRIGNGEEHTIKDDMILLLEQLVVKPNGNISGEDRLITEIFPSLNENRSCAKYMTK, encoded by the exons ATGGGCGAGAGTGTTGAAAGATATGATTCGCCAAAACTTAATCGGAGTCGAGATGATAATGTTACTTCAGAATACAGAGAGATTACTGAAGAAAAG gagcatgtgaaagaaattgcgATATTAAAatttcgaggagcattggctcaagttataatACGAATTGAGAAAGTATACGAGataattgaaccctttggagcaatGGCTCAAGTGGTGGA ATCACAAGGTATGATAGCATTAGCAACAGCAACAAGTGGTGTAGCAACAGCAATTTTACCAAGGGGTCATACAACTCACTCTAGATTTGACATACCTCTGCAAACAAATGAAACTACCATTACGAATATGTCTAAGCAAAGTGGCGGTGCAAAATTAATAAGAAAAGCAAagttgataatatgggatgaagcaccTATGGCAAGGTGTCAGACTATCGAAACAGTTGACAGCAGCTTCAGATATATAAAGGATATCGATGAACCATTTGGTGGAAAAGTAATGGTTTTTGGTGGTGATTTTcgtcaagtactaccagtagttccaaaagCGACGAGAGCTGAGACGGTAAATGCTAGCTTGGTAAAATTATACTTATGgcctaaaatgaaaaaaaatcagttAACAAGAAATATGAGAGCAAGAACAGATCCAATATTAAGTGATTTTTTGCTTCGCATCGGCAATGGGGAAGAGCATACAATAAAAGATGATATGATTCTCCTCCTTGAGCAATTAGTTGTCAAACCCAACGGTAATATTAGTGGTGAAGATCGCTTAATAACAGAAATATTTCCATCATTAAACGAAAATCGAAGTTGTGCAAAGTACATGacaaaatga